The Pseudomonas sp. R4-35-07 genome contains a region encoding:
- a CDS encoding autotransporter serine protease, which produces MKKRKSGLTTAIPTGPGYPLKALSSVPYGALLCCLASLGTAQAAPYVETGKLGDAASWRSNEFKADWGLGAVHADTAYAAGYTGKGVKLGIFDQPVYAQHPEFASPNKVVTIVTEGIRQYTDPYIPVKAGDAFRYDGTPSLGSNGKLGNHGTHVGGIAAGNRDGGPMHGVAFNAQIISAENGDPGPEDGIILGNDGAVYKAGWDALVASGARIINNSWGIGIGDQYAKGGRDPAFPNFTVNEAQAQFNTIRPILGTIAGGAYQGAIDAARSGVLTIFAAGNDYNRNNPDAISGLAYFVPEIAPNWLSVAALQQNPDTSSANPYVISTFSSRCGYAASFCVSAPGTKIFSSIINGTNLDNLTTDYANFNGTSMAAPHVAGSAAVLMERFPYMSGDQISTLLKTTATDLGAPGIDSLYGWGMINLGKAVNGPGMFITAEDIPAEFRIDGAYGTGQFVADLPGIGAVVDAGKPTQRVCNDVHCGLDVWSNDIAGHGGLTKQGIGTLVLTGANTYSGPTLVNQGLLAVNGSVTSDVTVSQSGVVGGSGRIGSLSANSGGTVAPGNSIGTLNVAGNVTFEPGSTYAVELSPTSSDRIVAGGTATLNGGTVTLALENSPTLLSATQAQSLIGRQYNILQAAGGVTGSFGAVLPDYLFIGGTLNYAANGVQLDVARTNSFASVAATPNQRAVAAAAEQLGAGNGVYESLLLAPTAASAQGAFQQLSGEVYPALETALVNDSRYVREAVGERLRNGEMGATSQAIDSRGNVWVKALGAWGKTDSRNDTAGYTTSIGGMLAGVDGALDDATRIGLVAGYSDTSLNMGSDTHSRASVDSYHFGAYAGHEIGAWRLSGGATYSWHRADVKRDLQYGDVSGKQKAKVDAHSTQLFTEAAYRVNLQPLALEPFANLAYVHLDTDGFAEKGDAAALKSGDDSRDLVLSTLGVRALKTFNVNDHQQLEVSGTLGWQHNLSGTDSEQHLAFASGGPSFAVESAPMVRDAALVGARVSLALSKDARVNFDYNGLLASKEKVHGVGLSLDWAF; this is translated from the coding sequence GTGAAAAAACGCAAGTCAGGGTTAACTACCGCCATCCCCACCGGCCCGGGCTATCCGCTCAAGGCCTTGAGCAGCGTGCCATACGGCGCGTTGTTGTGTTGCCTGGCAAGCCTGGGGACCGCCCAGGCCGCACCCTATGTGGAAACCGGCAAGCTGGGCGACGCCGCCAGTTGGCGCAGCAATGAGTTCAAGGCCGATTGGGGCCTGGGCGCGGTACATGCCGACACCGCGTATGCGGCGGGCTACACCGGCAAGGGCGTCAAGCTGGGCATCTTCGACCAGCCGGTGTACGCCCAGCACCCGGAATTCGCCAGCCCCAACAAAGTGGTGACGATCGTCACCGAGGGCATCCGCCAATACACCGACCCGTATATCCCGGTGAAGGCCGGTGATGCGTTTCGCTATGACGGCACGCCGTCCCTGGGCTCCAACGGCAAGCTGGGCAACCACGGCACCCATGTCGGCGGCATTGCCGCCGGTAACCGCGACGGCGGGCCGATGCATGGTGTGGCGTTCAACGCGCAAATCATCAGCGCCGAAAACGGTGACCCAGGCCCGGAAGACGGGATCATCCTGGGCAACGATGGTGCGGTGTACAAAGCCGGTTGGGATGCACTGGTGGCCAGTGGCGCGCGGATCATCAACAACAGTTGGGGCATTGGCATCGGTGATCAGTACGCCAAGGGCGGCCGCGATCCCGCCTTTCCGAACTTCACGGTCAATGAAGCCCAGGCGCAATTCAACACCATTCGGCCGATTCTCGGCACGATTGCCGGTGGTGCCTATCAAGGTGCGATCGACGCCGCCCGCAGCGGGGTGCTGACCATTTTTGCCGCCGGCAACGACTACAACCGCAACAACCCGGATGCCATCTCCGGCCTGGCGTACTTCGTCCCCGAGATTGCACCGAACTGGCTGTCGGTGGCGGCCCTGCAGCAGAACCCGGACACCAGCAGTGCCAACCCGTACGTGATCAGCACCTTCTCTTCGCGCTGCGGCTATGCGGCGAGTTTCTGCGTGTCGGCACCGGGCACCAAGATTTTCAGTTCGATCATCAACGGCACCAATCTGGACAACCTCACCACCGACTACGCCAACTTCAACGGCACTTCCATGGCCGCGCCCCATGTGGCCGGCAGTGCAGCAGTGCTGATGGAGCGCTTCCCGTACATGAGTGGCGACCAGATCTCCACGCTGCTCAAGACCACCGCCACCGACCTCGGCGCGCCAGGCATCGATTCGCTGTACGGCTGGGGCATGATCAACCTGGGCAAGGCAGTCAATGGCCCGGGGATGTTCATTACCGCCGAGGATATTCCGGCTGAGTTTCGCATCGACGGCGCCTATGGCACTGGCCAGTTCGTCGCGGACCTGCCGGGCATCGGCGCGGTGGTGGATGCCGGCAAACCGACCCAGCGCGTGTGCAACGACGTGCATTGCGGGCTGGATGTATGGAGCAACGACATCGCCGGGCATGGCGGCCTGACCAAGCAGGGCATTGGCACCCTGGTGCTGACCGGCGCCAACACCTACAGCGGCCCGACCCTGGTCAACCAAGGCTTGCTGGCGGTCAACGGCTCGGTTACCTCCGACGTGACCGTCAGCCAGAGCGGCGTTGTCGGTGGCTCCGGGCGTATCGGTTCGCTGAGCGCAAACAGCGGCGGCACCGTGGCACCGGGCAACTCCATCGGCACGCTGAACGTGGCGGGCAATGTCACCTTCGAGCCGGGCTCGACTTACGCGGTGGAATTGTCGCCCACCAGCAGCGACCGTATCGTTGCCGGCGGCACCGCCACGCTGAACGGCGGCACCGTGACCCTGGCCCTGGAAAACAGTCCGACCCTGTTGAGCGCGACCCAGGCGCAAAGCCTGATCGGCCGCCAGTACAACATCCTGCAAGCCGCCGGTGGCGTCACTGGCAGCTTTGGTGCGGTACTGCCTGACTACCTGTTCATCGGCGGCACCTTGAACTACGCGGCCAATGGTGTGCAGCTGGACGTGGCACGCACCAACAGCTTCGCCAGTGTGGCCGCCACACCGAACCAACGCGCCGTCGCCGCCGCCGCCGAGCAATTGGGCGCGGGCAATGGGGTGTATGAAAGCTTGCTGCTCGCCCCGACAGCGGCTTCGGCACAAGGAGCGTTCCAGCAACTGAGCGGCGAAGTCTATCCGGCGTTGGAAACCGCGTTGGTCAATGACAGCCGCTACGTACGCGAAGCGGTAGGCGAGCGCCTGCGCAACGGTGAAATGGGCGCGACCAGCCAGGCCATCGACAGCCGTGGCAACGTGTGGGTCAAGGCGCTGGGTGCATGGGGCAAGACCGACAGCCGCAACGACACAGCGGGCTACACCACTTCGATCGGCGGCATGCTGGCCGGTGTCGACGGTGCCCTCGACGACGCGACACGCATCGGCCTGGTGGCGGGCTACAGCGATACCTCGTTGAACATGGGCAGCGATACCCATAGCCGTGCGTCGGTCGACAGCTACCACTTCGGCGCGTATGCCGGGCATGAAATCGGCGCCTGGCGCCTGAGCGGCGGCGCCACCTACAGCTGGCACCGCGCCGATGTGAAGCGCGACCTGCAATACGGTGACGTCAGCGGCAAGCAAAAAGCCAAGGTCGATGCCCACAGCACCCAGCTATTCACCGAGGCGGCATACCGCGTCAACCTGCAACCACTGGCCCTGGAGCCGTTCGCCAACCTGGCCTACGTGCACCTGGACACCGATGGCTTCGCCGAGAAGGGCGATGCCGCCGCGCTGAAAAGCGGCGACGACAGCCGCGACCTGGTGCTGAGCACCCTGGGTGTACGCGCCTTGAAAACCTTCAACGTTAACGATCACCAGCAACTGGAAGTGTCCGGCACCCTGGGCTGGCAGCACAACTTGAGCGGCACCGACTCTGAGCAGCACCTGGCGTTTGCCTCGGGTGGCCCTTCGTTCGCGGTGGAAAGCGCGCCGATGGTGCGTGATGCCGCACTGGTCGGTGCGCGGGTGAGCCTGGCGTTGAGCAAGGATGCGCGGGTGAACTTCGATTACAACGGTTTGCTGGCCAGCAAGGAGAAGGTGCACGGCGTCGGTTTGAGCCTGGACTGGGCGTTCTAA
- a CDS encoding lipase yields the protein MGIFDYKNLGTEGSKVLFADAMAITLYSYHNLDNGFAVGYQHNGLGLGLPATLVGALLGSTDSQGVIPGLPWNPDSEKAALDAVQQAGWTPISASTLGYTGKVDARGTFFGEKPGYTTAQVEVLGKYDNAGTLLEIGIGFRGTSGPREHLITDSIGDLVSDLLAALGPKDYAKNYAGEAFGGLLKNVAEYAGAHGLSGHDVVVSGHSLGGLAVNSMADLSDSKWSSFYKDSNYVAYASPTQSAGDKVLNVGYENDPVFRALDGYSSNLSSFGVHDKPHESSTDNIVSFNDHYASTLWNALPFSILNLPTWVSHLPTGYGDGMTRILDSGFYEQMTRDSTVIVANLSDPARATTWVQDLNRNAEAHQGNTFIIGSHGNDLIQGGKGADFIEDGKGNDTIRDSSGHNTFLFSGQFGNDRVIGYQATDKLVFDGVGGSTDYRDHAKVVGGDTVISFGADSVTLVGVSSLSGEGIVIG from the coding sequence ATGGGTATCTTTGACTATAAAAACCTCGGGACCGAGGGCTCCAAAGTGTTGTTCGCCGATGCGATGGCGATCACGTTGTATTCCTACCACAACCTGGATAACGGCTTCGCCGTGGGGTATCAGCACAATGGCCTGGGCTTGGGCCTGCCGGCCACGCTGGTCGGGGCCTTGCTGGGCAGCACCGATTCCCAGGGGGTGATTCCCGGCCTGCCCTGGAACCCCGATTCGGAAAAAGCCGCCCTCGACGCGGTGCAACAGGCCGGCTGGACGCCCATCAGCGCCAGCACCCTCGGCTACACCGGCAAGGTCGATGCCCGGGGTACCTTTTTCGGTGAAAAGCCAGGCTACACCACGGCCCAGGTCGAGGTGCTGGGCAAGTACGATAACGCGGGCACGTTGCTGGAGATCGGTATCGGTTTTCGCGGCACGTCCGGGCCGCGTGAACATTTGATCACTGATTCTATCGGCGACCTAGTCAGCGACCTGCTCGCCGCCCTCGGCCCCAAGGACTACGCAAAAAACTACGCTGGCGAAGCCTTCGGCGGCCTGCTCAAGAACGTCGCCGAGTATGCCGGTGCCCACGGCCTGAGTGGCCACGACGTGGTGGTCAGCGGCCACAGCCTGGGAGGGCTTGCGGTCAACAGCATGGCCGACTTGAGCGACAGCAAATGGTCGAGCTTTTACAAGGATTCCAACTACGTGGCCTATGCCTCGCCGACCCAGAGTGCCGGTGACAAGGTGCTGAACGTGGGCTACGAAAATGACCCGGTATTCCGTGCGCTGGATGGCTACTCCTCCAACCTGTCGTCGTTTGGCGTGCACGACAAGCCCCATGAGTCCAGTACCGATAATATCGTCAGCTTCAACGACCACTACGCGTCGACGCTATGGAACGCGCTGCCGTTTTCCATCCTCAACCTGCCGACCTGGGTGTCGCACTTGCCCACCGGCTATGGCGACGGCATGACGCGCATCCTCGACTCCGGCTTCTACGAGCAGATGACCCGCGATTCTACGGTGATCGTTGCCAACCTGTCCGACCCGGCGCGGGCCACCACCTGGGTGCAAGACCTCAACCGTAATGCCGAAGCGCACCAGGGCAATACCTTCATTATCGGCAGCCACGGCAACGACCTGATCCAGGGCGGCAAGGGCGCAGACTTTATCGAGGATGGCAAAGGTAACGACACGATTCGCGACAGCAGCGGACATAACACCTTTCTGTTCAGCGGGCAGTTTGGCAATGACCGGGTGATCGGCTATCAGGCGACGGATAAGCTGGTGTTCGACGGGGTAGGGGGCAGCACGGATTATCGTGACCACGCCAAGGTGGTGGGCGGCGATACCGTGATCAGCTTCGGCGCCGACTCGGTGACACTGGTGGGTGTGAGCAGTTTGTCGGGGGAGGGGATCGTGATCGGCTAA
- a CDS encoding YgdI/YgdR family lipoprotein: MNMKNLGLPLVALTFLVLAGCSTQTVVTLQNGTQYLTKDTPNAKTADGFYEFTDIAGKRIRIKAADVATVRKEQ, encoded by the coding sequence ATGAACATGAAGAATTTGGGTCTGCCGCTGGTTGCACTCACTTTTCTGGTATTGGCCGGTTGCTCCACGCAAACCGTGGTGACGTTGCAAAACGGCACACAGTATTTGACCAAGGACACACCCAACGCCAAAACCGCCGACGGCTTCTATGAGTTCACCGATATCGCCGGCAAGCGCATCCGTATCAAGGCCGCTGACGTGGCGACGGTGCGCAAGGAACAATAA
- a CDS encoding VRR-NUC domain-containing protein: MAHPLEDPLYYLHNFRQVLIGLQQRYADLLDPDELQFIQQFDRLPQASQALLVRMVMRKGVHFRGAKLDYLEIGCPHAAMQPLLASGWVDDQCLLGFDELFGLLQKGELLMAFKPWIDQPSARKSDWLAPLAARFNERRSFARWCPELQDVLYSLTVMELCDRLRLMFFGNLYQDWSEFVLADLGIYTYEKVPFCAESRGLRSRADVEGCVFLHQCQQAFEAGEALETVLAHIASLHTDNPWLEKRRAKLLFQIGQCCERSAELGLAEQIYRGCSYPGARARLIRVLERQEAYAPALALAVAAQQAPESAAEQQHLLRVVPRLRRKLGEPKVAKAKPRPLTRLDLALAFPEPLMSVEYCVQAHLSEPDAPVHYVENGLINSLFGLLCWDVIFAPLPGAFFHPFQRGPADLHSEDFQQRRAALFSACFEQLRDERYKTTIRQRYVDKWGIQSPFVFWNLLSEELLEQALTCLPAEHLRYWFERLLLDIRANRTGMPDLIQFWPAQKTYRMIEVKGPGDRLQDNQLRWLEFCGEYQMPVTVCYVRWAESA; the protein is encoded by the coding sequence ATGGCCCACCCCCTTGAAGACCCCTTGTATTACCTGCACAACTTCCGCCAAGTGCTGATCGGGTTGCAGCAGCGCTACGCCGATTTGCTCGACCCGGACGAATTGCAGTTCATTCAGCAATTCGACAGGTTGCCGCAAGCGTCCCAGGCGTTATTGGTACGCATGGTCATGCGCAAGGGTGTGCATTTTCGTGGAGCAAAGCTCGATTACCTGGAAATCGGCTGCCCCCATGCGGCCATGCAGCCACTGCTGGCGAGCGGTTGGGTCGATGATCAATGCCTGTTGGGCTTTGATGAACTGTTCGGCTTGCTGCAAAAAGGCGAACTGCTCATGGCCTTCAAGCCCTGGATCGACCAGCCCAGCGCCAGGAAGTCCGACTGGCTGGCGCCATTGGCTGCGCGGTTCAATGAACGCCGCAGCTTTGCCCGTTGGTGCCCCGAACTGCAGGACGTGCTCTACAGCCTCACCGTGATGGAGCTGTGCGACCGCCTGCGCCTGATGTTTTTCGGCAACCTCTACCAGGACTGGTCGGAGTTCGTGCTGGCGGACCTGGGCATTTACACCTATGAGAAGGTGCCGTTCTGCGCCGAGTCCCGTGGGTTGCGCAGCCGCGCCGACGTGGAGGGCTGTGTGTTCCTGCACCAGTGCCAGCAAGCGTTTGAGGCGGGTGAGGCGCTGGAAACGGTGTTGGCCCACATCGCCAGCTTGCACACCGACAACCCCTGGCTGGAAAAACGCCGCGCCAAGTTGCTGTTCCAGATCGGCCAATGCTGTGAACGCAGCGCCGAACTGGGCTTGGCCGAGCAGATCTATCGCGGCTGCAGCTATCCCGGCGCGCGCGCACGATTGATCCGCGTATTGGAACGCCAGGAGGCTTATGCGCCCGCCCTGGCGTTGGCCGTCGCCGCGCAACAGGCGCCGGAAAGCGCCGCCGAGCAGCAACACCTGCTGCGCGTAGTGCCGCGCCTGCGGCGCAAGCTGGGTGAGCCGAAGGTGGCGAAGGCCAAGCCGCGGCCCCTCACGCGCCTGGACCTCGCCTTGGCATTCCCCGAGCCGCTGATGTCGGTGGAATATTGCGTGCAGGCCCATCTGAGCGAGCCGGACGCGCCGGTGCATTATGTGGAAAATGGCCTGATCAATTCGCTGTTCGGCCTGCTGTGCTGGGATGTGATTTTCGCGCCGCTGCCGGGCGCGTTTTTCCACCCGTTCCAGCGCGGGCCGGCCGATTTGCACAGCGAAGACTTCCAGCAACGCCGCGCCGCCTTGTTCAGCGCGTGCTTCGAGCAACTGCGCGACGAGCGCTACAAAACCACTATCCGCCAACGCTATGTGGACAAATGGGGGATTCAATCGCCCTTCGTGTTCTGGAACCTGCTCAGCGAAGAGCTGCTGGAGCAAGCGCTGACGTGCCTGCCTGCCGAACACTTGCGCTACTGGTTCGAGCGGCTGCTGCTGGACATTCGCGCCAATCGCACCGGGATGCCCGACTTGATCCAGTTCTGGCCGGCGCAAAAAACCTACCGCATGATCGAGGTCAAGGGGCCTGGCGACCGCCTGCAGGACAACCAACTGCGCTGGCTGGAATTCTGCGGTGAGTACCAGATGCCGGTCACGGTCTGTTATGTGCGCTGGGCAGAGTCCGCTTGA